AGCGGATTCTCAGCCGAGCAGCCGGAGCGAGTGGTCCTTTGAGAGCCCGGATGTGCTCCTGCCTGCGAGGCCCTGCCGGCGGCCTCCTGAACTCGCCTCCTAAGACGCTGCCCTCACCCCTGCTGCTCCTGCCAGAGGAGCTTCTTACCTCCTCAAGGACACGCGCTCTGACCCTGCCTGGAGCCCTTCTCCCCCATGGCTTCAGGCTCCGCCCCTTCCCAGCCTCAGGTCTCAGCTCCCCTGCCACCCAGCAGCTTCCCCCTCATCCCGCCCACCTGCCACCCATCTCCCTATGATACGCTGCTTTCCTTGTTCATTTACTGTCTGCCCGCCCCAGATAGCAATgtgagcttcatgagggcagaggCTTTGTCTCTTTCGTTCGCTCCAGTGCCGGGGCCGGGGCCTGGCACATGGGAGGCTTCAGTCAATACTCACCAACTGGATCCACTGACGCTCATGCTTCCCTGGCCTCCTTCTGGCTCTGGGCTCCGGAGCCTTCATCCCTGTCCCCTCCAACACGGAGGGTAAAGAAACCATTTGCTGCTGGTCCCGTCCCGCCTGGCCCCTTGGCCTGGGCCCCCTACAGCCGTCTGCCCCGGCCCGGCTGAGTCTCCCCTCCCCgctgccttctctcctctccctgcgcCCGCGGTCCCTCCCTAGTCTGGCCGCCTGCATCGCAGCCACTCGGTGCTGGTTAGACAGCCTTCTTGCCTTAGATGAAGCCTGTTCTGAGACAGTGGTTTTCAGACACTTTGAGCTGCATCTCTCTTTATAAAGTGGATTCTCAAGTGGAAACCCAATTGATAAAGAAAGATCAAGGTTGGCAGGTGCTCCAGTTGAAGAGGAAAGGAACTGGAGGCCGTCCATACCCACGAGGGCCCTCAGAGCACCTCTGCACCACCCTCGGCTTGCTGAGCCGTTTAAAGACCACTGTTCTAAGCTAACATCTGGGTCCTGTTCTTCCAGCCCCTGCACGACTTCTCCAGGTTGCCTGGCTTTCAGCGTCTGTGTCTTACCCTTGGCGGGCAGAAGACAGAACCTGTGCCCTGGTGGGGAGGGCGGCCTCCTCCAGcctctggtcctggggtttttcAGGAATCTCCAGAAGTCGCTCCTGCCTGGGTCAGGGTTGGACTGTAGGGCCTCCTGAAGCTGCCGGTGGTGCTCTCAGCTTCCTGCTTTTCTCAGTCACCAACAGCTGCTCCCGGAGAAGGGATAAGAGGCTTTTGAATTATGCATTAATtagacaacaaggacctattgtagaGCCCACGGAaccatactcaatattttgtagtaacctataagggaaaagaatctgacaaagagtagatgtatgtatgtataactgaaccacttctCTGTACGCCAGAAgccagcacaacattgtaaatcaactacacttcaattaaaaacattttttaattagaagttaaacttaaataaaaaataaaaatttttaaaaagccaaaaaaattattgtattaaTTATCTTTACCCCATTACTGGTAAAAAGAGTTAACAAATACGTAGAGATACATGTGGTAATAATAGGTGCTACAAGATACCTATGGACAGTCTTTTGAGCGTATAATTTGGCCTTTGTGGATACCATTTTCAGTGTTGAGAGTAGAAAGTTATGgcccaatatacaaaaatattttttacattttatgttcttttatttgGTTATAGCTTGTGGCAATCAGATGTTTGTTTTCAACATAACAGGTTGAAAGTCATTGAAAACGAATTGATGCAGGCTTCCACGAAGAAATTTTCTCTGGAAAAGTTTTATAAGGAGCCCAGCGTTTCAAGTATACAAATGGTGGATTGTTGTAAGAGACTTCTAGAACAATCACTGCCTTATCTACAAGGGATGCACCTGTGCATTTCACATTTTTACTCTGTTATGCAGGATGGAGACCTTTGTATTCCTTGGAATTGGAAGAATGGAGAAGCCATTAAATAACACAgaaatctgtattattttttaaagagataagaaactgctaaacttaTTTAAATCCACAATTTGATGTAACAGTATTACTGACATGTTACAAGAACAAAGTTTCTAACTGCTGCTTTAAaagtagactttttaaaaattaatttctattaggaaacttgttttaaaaaggttttatCTCCCAATCTTGTAGTGTTTCTTATCTGATTGGCAGGACTGGCTGAAAAGATGTTAGAAAGAAAGGATTCTACAGGgtgaaagattttatatatatatatatatatatatatatatacacacacacacacatatatatatatatttttttttttatgagtgaatGTTGGTAAGTATAAACAGGTCTCGTTCAATATAGCTCTGGAGTTGCGGAACTCATTTCCACCTGTAACAATTCAACATGTGACTTTATAGTTACATCACATGTATCGATACACACACCTGTATTTCACAGCCAATTATGGACAGTTCGAGTCCAAAACAGATGACTGATGGGTAGTAAAAATTCGTTAATCAAATTttgcctaggggcttccctggtggcgcagtgattgagagtccgcctgccgatgcaggggacacgggtttgtgccccggtccaggaggatcccacgtgccgcggagcggctgggcccgtgagacatggccactgagcccgtgcatctggagcctgtgctccgcaacgggagaggccacaacagtgagaggcccgcgtatcgcaaaaaaaaaaaaaaaaaaatttgcctaaAGAGAGAGTAGATGGGAAAAAGcaattgaattaataaatgatattGACATTATCATAAGCTGTCTGATACAGTTTGTTAAAGCATTTCCAGAATGCATTCCCTATGCATTAAGATAGCCTAACTGTTGATAGCCTATAACCAAGAGACAGTGAATTTTTTTGAAACACTGAATGAGGtgattcatttgtttcaaggaCAAACACTATCCAGAAAAATCCTTGTTTCTCAAAGAGTTCCATCAAGTAGGGCCAAGTTTAAAATGATTCGGGCCGTTCAGGATCTGCCACCCCTCTCAACCCCGGTCTTCCAATGATTAGAATGCTGGTTAGAGCCCCTCTGAGTCACCCCCTGTCCATAGTTGTGTGGACTTTCCTGGACCCACCACCCAGCCCAGTCCCAAGCCCTATAGACAGACACAGGGCTTCTCTCTGTGGATATTTCCCTTAGGATAATATTTTTAACCAGATCCAAAAACCTCTTCAGCTTGTTTCTCAAGAGGACAAGGTGAATCCAGGTTTGTAACAACATTTTTGAGGCTCTTACTGctgaagaaataagaaaggaatttTTTCCATAGTGCgttagaaaggaaaagagatgttAAAAATGATTCTCGAAGCGTGGTGCGAGATTATTTGATTATTTGAATGATTATGATTATTTGAACGCTTTAAATTCAAATGTGTGTTTGAATAAGTATTGATTTGCAATTATTATAGTTTGTGCATATCACCCCTTTTAAGCTGTGCCTAACAactgtacttaatttttttttctcatataaaaatGTTGTTGCCTATAAGTTTTCCAGAGCCAAATGATGGGAGTGAAAAATTCTTTAGAGGTTACATAGGGAAATTtatttgagggaattccctggaggtccagtggttaggaatccacactttcactgccaaaggtgagggttcgatccctggttggggaactaagatcccaaaagccatgcagtgtggccaaaaaaataataatttatggaaaaataGGTTTGGATTATGCCATTTCTAAAATCAACTAATATAGAATCCTCAGTAATATGTTTTGAATTGGACTTTGTCTCAGAACTAATTGTTACATAATAAGTAATACACTAACCAGATAATTGTTTTCTCATTATTCATTTGTTAGTAGTTTATAACTAGTTCAACataaaggaatctacaaaaaattgGTGGCCTGTTTATGCCTGTTTGACTTCCTCTTCCAATCGAACATAAAAGTTCTGGAAAACTCTCTCCCACCACTGAAAACTAGGACAGGATGAGACCCCTAACCTCAAAGCCTTGGGTCAGAAATGATCTCCAGAGGGACCTGAGCTCCAGCCTCAGGCCAGAGCTCTCCCAAGGAAGAACCAGGCCATGAGCTTGCCTGGGGGCTGTACCCTCTGCCCAGGCTGTCCAGTCAGGGAGGCGTATGTCCAGAGCCACGTCTGTCCACAGGACAGGTCTCCCCAGGCcctgcttcctcctttctctcttaaaAGACTCTGCCTCCAGGCAGCCTCCCTGAGCTCATGAGAGGGGCTATGGGCCTTGAGGGGTGGACAGGTGGGCAAGGGGAACCAGGGCTGCCTCAGGAGCCAGCTCACCTTTGGAACCTGTAACCCACCCCTCCCTTGGCCTCtgtctccccatctgtgaaacATGCCCATTCTTGGAGCTCCTTCTCACCCCCAGTGAGTCTGTCCCAGGAAAACAGAGTCCTCCCTTGGATGGTCCTTGGCCACCAGCCCAGGTGCCTGTTGCTGCTTAACAGCTAGacgaggaagaagaggaggaggtggagcAGCCAGTGACCAGACAGCACAGACCTGGGTCAATGCCATGCGACCCTCTTCCCTCCACGCCCCTCCCACTGCAGCCCGGTCCTACTGGTCACTCAAAACCCttccctcgggcttccctggtggcgcagtggttgagagtctgcctgccaatgcaggggacacaggttcgtgccccggtctgggaagatcccacacgccgtggagcggctgggcccgtaagccatggccactgggactgcgcgtccagagcctgtgctccacaatgggagaggccacaacagtgagaggcccacgtatcgcaaaaaaaaaaaaaaaaaaaaaaaaaatcataaaatgtggaagaggggagtaagaaaatgtaggttttttcctagacCGTTTTTGAGcttatatgactaccagtctaaagaAAGTAGATACAATAATGGGTTAACATATTTGAAaaccagggtaaccacaaatcaaaaacatacaatagggcttccctggtggcgcagtggttgagagtccatctgctgatgcaggggacatgggtttgtgccccagtccaggaagatcccacatgccgcggagcggctgggcccatgagccatggccgctgagcctgcgcatccagagtctgtgctccacaacgggagaggccacagcagtgagaggctcgcgtaccgccaaaaaaaaaaaaaacatacaataggttcacaaaaaacaaaaaaaagagaactcaaacataatacaaaagaaaaccatcaaaccacaaaaggaaaacaaaaagaaaaataaaggaacaaagaagaaatacaaaatcaattgGAAAGCAAGAttttaaatggcaataaatatatatctaacaataattaccttaaatgtcaatggactaaatgctctgatcaaaagacagagtgacagattggataataaaacaagagcctacaatatgctacCTATAAGAGAcccacatagattgaaagtgaagggatggaaaaagttatttcatgcaaatggaaatgacaagaaagcaggggtagcaatactcacatcagacaaaaacaaactttaaaataaaggccataaaagaaggacactatataaaagaatcaatacaagaagaggatattatacttattaacatatatacacccaatataggagcacttaaatacataaaacaaatactaatggACTAAGGGAGCTATTGACAGGAATACAACAATCATAGGAGACTTTAACAATCCACTGACATCAAGGGagagatcttccagacagaaaaatcagtaaaGCAACAGggatcctaaatgacacaatagaacagttagactcaattgatattttcaggacattacatccccccaaaaccagaatacacatactcttcaagcacacatggaacattccctaGGATAGGCCAcatactaggacacaaaacaagcctcaacaaatttaaaaggacagaaattatttcaagcatcttttctgaccacagtagcatgaaactagaaatcaaccacagaaagagaaacaagaaaaaagttattacatggagactaaacaacatgctagtaaaaaaccagtgggtcaatgatgaaatcaaagaggaaattaaaaatatttgagacaaatgacaattaaaacacaaccatacaaaaatcTATGTGATACAGCAAAAGCCGTCCTAAGAGGGAGGTTCATAGCAATaaaggccttcctcaaaaaaaaaacaagaaaaatctcaaataaacgaaTTAACCTATCAcctaaaataatcagaaaaagaaaaacatacaaaacttAAAGTCAGCAAAAggtaggaaataataaagatcagagaggaaacaaatagagattttttaaaaatagaaaaatatcaataaaaccaagagccaGTTTTTGAAAGCATAAACAACATTGAAAAACCTCTGAGAAGGCTcaccaagaaaagagagaggacccaaataaacaaaatatgaaatgaaagaggagaaataacaaccaatacctcagaaatacaaaaaacaataagaaaatactatgaacaactatataccaacaaattggacaacctagaagaaatgggcaagtttctagaaatatacagcctgccaaaactgaatcaagaagaaataggtaatttgaacagactaatcactagaagtgaaatagaatctgtaatttaaaaaactccctgcaaacaaaagtccagggccaaatggcttcactggggaattctgtgaaacatacaaagaagaagaacttataccaagccttctcaaactcttccaaaagattgaaggggagggacactcccaaagtcattctatgaagctaccatcaccctgataccaaaaccagacaaagacactaccaaaaaagaaattacaggccagtatctttgatgaacatacatgcaaaaatcctcaaccaagtattagcaaactgaatgcaacaacacataaaaaggattatataccatgatcaagttggagtCATACCAGGGTCacaggatggttcaacatacacaaaatcaatcaatgtgatacaccacatcaacaagagacaaaaaccacatgatcatttaaaatgatgcagaaaaagcatttgataaaatgcaacatccatttatgatataaactcttacaaaagtgggcatagagggaacatatttcaGGATAATAAacgctatttatgacaaacccaaagccaatataatactcaacagtgaaaagctgaaagccttcctgctaaaatgtggaacaagacaaggatgcccactcttatcacttctattcaacatagtattggaagtcctagccacagcaatcagacaagaaaaagaaataaaagatatccaaagTGGAAGTgaagaggtaaaattgacatTATATGCAAATGACTTGATACTGTCTGTATAAACTCTATGGACTCCacacaaaaaactactagaacttatAAACGAATTCAGctatgtagcag
This genomic interval from Lagenorhynchus albirostris chromosome 10, mLagAlb1.1, whole genome shotgun sequence contains the following:
- the LOC132527139 gene encoding uncharacterized protein LOC132527139 isoform X3; its protein translation is MDGLQFLSSSTGAPANLDLSLSIGFPLENPLYKERCSSKCLKTTVSEQASSKARRLSNQHRVAAMQAARLGRDRGRRERREGSGEGRLSRAGADGCRGPRPRGQAGRDQQQMVSLPSVLEGTGMKAPEPRARRRPGKHERQWIQLNAQCENRKSSRYDVARSSGLTTEVSPMVTSCKTIYNHNQETDMATVH
- the LOC132527139 gene encoding uncharacterized protein LOC132527139 isoform X2, with protein sequence MDGLQFLSSSTGAPANLDLSLSIGFPLENPLYKERCSSKCLKTTVSEQASSKARRLSNQHRVAAMQAARLGRDRGRRERREGSGEGRLSRAGADGCRGPRPRGQAGRDQQQMVSLPSVLEGTGMKAPEPRARRRPGKHERQWIQLNAQCENRKSSRYDVARSSGLTTEDLSHVEIHGTRPQSRHRRVPSQGSPLLHFHSHRHLCSPTP
- the LOC132527139 gene encoding uncharacterized protein LOC132527139 isoform X1, whose protein sequence is MDGLQFLSSSTGAPANLDLSLSIGFPLENPLYKERCSSKCLKTTVSEQASSKARRLSNQHRVAAMQAARLGRDRGRRERREGSGEGRLSRAGADGCRGPRPRGQAGRDQQQMVSLPSVLEGTGMKAPEPRARRRPGKHERQWIQLNAQCENRKSSRYDVARSSGLTTEEHQPWLLSRMTPLRPPPLTLRAPASPASMGTRPSSFYQWRLAQLPIHNGHSK